GTGGCTGGAGGAGCTCCGGTGTCCTGGAGACGTGTCGGGGGGCAGTGCCTGGCCGGTGATCCCGTGAGGTGGCAGGGCCTGGGGGTGAGAGGCAAGGGTGAGCCCCCAGTCTGCGGGGCTGCCCCGTCTGGGTCAGCTCAGCCAGCCCAGGACGGGGCAGCAGGAGGGTCACCTGCTTGGCCAGAGACCCCCAGGGACCAGGTGCAGACCCAGCAGACAGCCAGTCTCTTCTCCCCCTGATCCCTGTGCCCTGACAGGGCCACACCTGGCTCATCCAGTGTCCTGATCAGCACAGGAAGCTGGTCATTCCTGCCCCTCGGGATGTGTccacccctgcccagcagctgggtCACTCTGGGCTGGCAAGGAGAGAGCAGCTGGCTGAAATGCAGGGCCCAATCCAGCATTCCCTAGCAACCCTCCCCAACCAGCTCCCCCCGGGGAAACTGAAGGCACAAATTCACCCCGGATGCTCAGCATCACCCTGCCAGTCCCCATTACACATGCCATGTCCCCACCTTCTTCATCCCTACCTTGTTGGGGAGGGTCACGAGTCCCTGCAGAAATGCCTTGTTCCGCAAAGAGCCCTGAGTGGGTGGCAGTTTGAAACTGCTGCTCTGATGGTCCCCAGAGCTCGGTGGCACACCGGGGACACTGCCATGGGCCACCGGCCTCctgtgggatggggcagaggaCACTCAGTGCCCAGCCCCGTGGCATCCCAGGCAgcaccctgctgtgccagggaggggactggcagtgctgcctgcaggggcATGTCCCTCCCAGCTGCGCtccacctgctgcaggagccccaagcccatcccaccaggctggatctgctgcctctgtccccacagccaggtCTGCTGGCCGTGGCCGTGGCAGGTCCATGTGCACAGGGCACCAGCGGGCAGGAGCtggcctgtcccagctgcaggccTTGGTTTTGGGAACGCCTTTCACAGAAGGCACACAACTGCCCACCAAGCCTGAGCTCAGATTGAGAACAGACACAGCTCATCAGATGTGCTTTCAGCAACCTTGGGACAGAGAGGTGGGCCAGATAGGGCAGTGCAAGGCAAGGAATGCAAAACCCTCCAGACCTGGGGGAAGCAGTGGCCCTCCACAGCTGCCttctgctcccctgccctgcccacccccccagagctcctctgccccagcccaggcaaGAGCCCTCCTTGCTGTGTCTGGGCTAGCCTgcaccccaggagctggggatgtgtCCTTAcctttggctgtgctgtggctcctTGCTGGGGGGCAGTGGCTGCAAATACGGGAGTGTCTTGGGGGacctggggagggcaggagtcacaggtgtgtgacagggGACAAACAAGCTGTTCCTGTTGCAGGCAGCACCCCCAACCCCAGAGGATTGTACCCCACGGTATCCTGCTGCCTGTAGCCCTTGGGATGAGTCCCCACACCCCTGCTgatggcagggctgcagagggggctCCCCACATCAGAGCCTCCCAAGCAGACAGTGTCACCCCTGTGGCCGGCACAGCGGTCACTGCTGGCACCCATCTCCCCCCATcacagccccgctgcccccgaTGCACTGGTGCTACTCACTGGCCAGGAACCTGCACGGTGAGCATGCGGTCACAGGACAGGCACGTGAAAGGGACTGGCAGCTGCCTAAGGAGCGTGGGAGAAGAGGGCTGCCTGAGCTCCTGGggccacagccctgcccgcacacaggcagcagctcgCTGGCAGCAGCCGGGTGCTGGGCAGGTCACTGCACAGGGTCACGGCGTCTGCAGGGTGAACCGTGGGCTTTGAGCCTGTTTCTCCCCATCCCCAACGTGCTGGCTGAAGCCAGGTGAAGGGCACAGGCACCCTTGTCACCATCCCAAGCAGCCCCTGCGGCCCTTTCAGCCCCTCTCTGGCTCCAAAGTCCCCTGTGTGCCGGGCCAGGAGGGCAGGGCCTGACCCAGCTCTGGGACACTGtgtgtcacagccctgcctgggcgTTGCCATCTCCCACCCTGGCTTCTGGGAGCCCTTGCACCCACAGCCCCATTTTGCTTTCGGAGGGCTCTGTCCTGCAGGTGCCCTGTCCTCATGCCTCCTTTCCTGTGTGGAAGCTGCGGCTGGTGGAAGGAGAAGGTGCAGCTGCTTCATCAGCATGCCCGTGGTTCATTTAGCAGCTGAATTGGTCCCAAGGCAGGGGACCAGGCGAGCAGTGTGTGGGACAGCTGGAGGGAACGGGACCATggctgtccccaaagccatcaGAATCTCCATCACACTCACTTCTTAATGCCAGCAGCGTTTTCACGCATCAGCCTATTCTCAAGTTCCTCCATGTTCCTGCTCCAGGAGTCCTCCAGGTGCTTACGGAAAGTCTTCAGCTCCAGGCGATCCAGCTGTGAACACGTGCACAGCCTCAGCCAGCTGCCCCCGGATGTGACATGGAGCTCTCCAGGGAAAAGCCCGGATTTGAGGGGGATCCTCAGAGGGATGCTGCCTCAGGCTGTCGAGTCCCAAAGGTGCCAGTTTGTCATGGTGGGGAAGAGGTACCCCTCACCTTCTCTTCAATTGCATCACTGAACTGACGCTGCACCTCattccagtgctgctcctggtcTGAAATCTGGCTCTGCAACTCCTGCATCCTCTCATCCAGCTCCTCCATGTTCTCTTCAAACTGGCTGCAATCAACTTTGCTGCCCAAGGCAGCTTTGTCCGCCTTCTGGCAGAGGGGAATGGCAGGAGAGCGGTGGGGAAAGAGATGAGGAATAATgacaggcagggccagcacacgtgaggggcagagggagaagtGCTTCCTCCAGGCCATCATGCTCCTTTCAGGGTGCTGTGGCCCCATTTGCCCTATCACCCTGCTGAATTTGGTCCCACCATCTGGAGGGTGAGGGACCCCACGAGCTCAGGAAATTCTCCCTCCCCAGGCCAGTTCTGTCACCCAGCCCTCACGGGACAAGGGGCATTTGTCACCCTGCCTGAGAAGCCTTGGGCTGGTAGAGAGGCCCATTGAGACTGTACCATGTCCATTGCTGCCATCATGTCCTGCAcatttgctttctccttctgcagcttctccagagaCTGGAACAGCATCTTTCAGTACAGAAAGGAGCCCATGACACCACAGCACGGTTGGGGCACAGCCCAGGATATGGGAGCATACCCCTCTCCCCCTGCCAAAAACCTCAAGGAAATGCACTTGGAACAAGCAGAGTGCTGAGAGGAGATCATCAAGAGATGCCTTGTGATCCCTGCCTGGAGACGTCTTGGGGGATGCTTCGACCCAAAAGGGGTTTCAGCCACACACCgtgatttctttctgcttttgttgaGAGTCCTTCTGCAGCATCCCTGAGGCAAAGCTGAGTTTCTCATAGTCCCTTTGAATCTGCAAAAACTTGGCTTCCATGTGCTGGCTCAGCTCCCGAtcctgctccagggatggaAGAAGAGAAGGTGCTGAACAAAGGGAGTCCGGCTGCTCCACAGGGGCAGACCCACATTTCTCAGCCAGTGGCCATGAGCTCTCAGTGTCACCGGGACGTTTGCATCAAGGCTTTCATCTCTGTCCATGCTGCTGACTGGTCCAGGCCAATTGGGGCAGTTTGGGCCTCCCCCACATTACAGCAAAGCACCACACAGCATGAGGATGTGGCATGGACCTCCAACATGACCAAGCCCGGGGTGGTGGGAGTGCTCCCCCAGGACCTCACCTGCTCGTTCAGCTGGTCAGCTGTCTCTgtcaccagctgctccagcatggcattcctcatctcctgctgctctcccatctTCTGCAGATCACGTTTTGTCTCCTGCCGCAAAGCCCTGGCCAGCGGGACGGGGGCAAGGTCAGGGTTacccctgcagggctgctgggcacTGTCCCGTGCCCGCAAACCAGGATGCTCCCAGACCACCTgggctcccctgcagccccacagggtAGGAAACCCACTGCTGTCCTCTTACTCTATTTGCTGAGAGATCTCCTTACTGCTCTCTTCTTTCCACTTGGCTGCATCCTGCCTCAGCTTTTTAAGGTCCTCCTCCAGCTTCTTCATCTGCAAAGCCAGTGACAGTAGAGTCAGGGCACAGACATCCTGTTGTCCCAGCATGGGGGCCCTTCAGATACATGGAAAGCCCCAGGGCCCCCCACCCAGTCCTGACagcctgaccccaaaccctgctcttGGAGTCACATTGAAGTTCCCCATGAGAGCCTAAAGACTACACGGCCCAACAGCTCACTAAGGCAAGGGACTCCTTAATCTTCTTTATGTCTCCTTCCATGCAGATCTGTGTTGTCTTGATCTTGTCAATCTCCTCACGGAGATCCCGGATGAGAGTCGTGTCCTAGGAGAGAGGAGTGATGGCAGTGAGCCTCTGGGAGGGTCAGTGGGGACCTGCAAGGCCTTGAccctgctgtggtttgtggagcactggggacagcagagggccgggctcagccaggctggcagggctctgcaggcagcacggCCCATGCATCTAGCAGGGCCAAGGGTACTGAGCCTCcagccagcagaggctgctgtctCAGACCCAAAActtgctcccagcagcacttcACCTCGTCCCGCGACATCTGGACCTTCTTCATTTCCTCTGCCGTATGACGATGGGCAGCCTTTAACTTTGCAATCTCTTCTTGATGCTGGGAAATAGCCATGGTCTAGGAGAAAGCATTGTCAGAGACAAGTCTCTGGAGAATGAGTGTGGGAAATATGACCTTGAGAACCACAGTGGTCTGCACAGACCTGTGTCTCCTGGATCTTCCTCATATCCTCTGATATGCGggaattttctgcctttatgCCAGCAATCTCCTCACGAAGAAGCTGTGAAACAGTCCAGCAAACAGGGATGTCAGAGGTGATGGCCAGGGCAGCAACACCCCAaagagccctgccctgccacggGCAGCCCGTGGCAATCCAGGTGAGCAGGGAGagtcccagtgccacctgccCCAGCCCGGCTCAGTGCCAGAGCACTGAAGCCCATCCAGATAGCCaagagcccctgccaggggctgtgccggggCAGTGAGGGCAGTGCCAAGCACTGCTGTCTGAGGAAgtggggaggggctgtgtgGTGGGGGAGTGCCCCGGGGGGCTGGGAAGAGCCTCTACCTTGGACATGTGTTTCTTGTAGTCTTCCATCTCCCTCTTCATCTTTCCCATGTCAGTGGCCAGGTCAGCAAGTGAGGGGCCACTCAGCTGGCCCGGCCACGGCTCCTGGCTGCTCAGGTACTGCACGTCCAGGTGCTCCAGCACGGCCTGCAGCAGTTTTCGCAAGGCTGCAAAGTGAATGGCTCCCTTCTGGGGCATCCCGATGGCGAGATCCAGCATCTGGGAGAGGCTGAGTGTGTCCAGGGATGTTGCCAtgtctgcacacacagacagggacTCTGTCCCTGATTTCTCACAATCCTTCCTGCCCAGCTGGCTCTGTCAGGGGTGAgcaaaagcaataataaaaaggaTGAGTAGCCAGCaggctccttcctccttccttgtCCATCAAAGGActggagcctgctctgctcacgCCCCTTTTCATCACAACTCCCGTtgccaggcagcacagctcaccCCTGCGAGCCACTGGGTCACAGACTGATGAAGTCATGGAGTCATGGAATGACTTGGGCTGCAAGGGACCTCCAAGATTCTCTCttcccaatcccctgccataggcaggaacaccttccactagaccaggttgctccaagtcccatccagcctggccctggacactttcAGGAATGGGGCAGACACAatttctttgggcaacctgtgccaaggCATCAGGACCCTCGCAGGAAGATTTtcttcccaattcccaatctaACCCTGCTGTCTGGCAGTGTGAAGCcgttgccccttgtcctgtcattcaAGGCCCTTGTGCcaagtccctccccagcccatctGGAGCCCTTTAGTGACTGAAAAGCGCTGGAAAGTCTCGCAGGACAGGAGAGGCCtcactatttttctttcaatcagTTTAAGACTTGAGTTACAGCTAAACCAGTTCTTCATCTGCTGTGTCAGTGTCCTGTCTGTGGCATCTCATGTTCTTAGTTTCTTCCTGCATTGTGGAGCAGGCACTAAGCCTGCCTTTGCTGTGCAGTGAACTGTCAGTGGGAGTGACCACGGGCAGGGCACCGCAACAACCACAAAGGCCCAGATGAAGCCCAAAGGGTACATTTATGTTTGATTCCTCACCAAGAGAGGGATCCCCCAAGCAGCTtctgggcagagagcacgggtagggccagcagccccacacagctCAGTCCCTGTGAGAGAATCACCAACCTGCTGCTCTCACCTGGCTTTCAGATGTGGCTGCTGGCTGGTTTGGCACAGCAAACCCGGGGCCTGGTTTGGAGCATCCACTGGGATCAGCCTTTGCCAGGGAAGCAGTGGGCTGCTGTTCCTCGTGCCGGAGGTGCAGGAGGACCCCCGTGAGCCCCTCGCTGAGCTATAGGGTTGTTGGGGCATAGACTCCTTTCTCCTCTGGAGTTCAGGGCAAAGAGTCTCCGTGGGGGAAGCCTTTGTACAATTTCCTCCACCTCATGTTTTGTGTCAGCTTGACAGTCCAGAAAGAagacaatgaaataatttctcctgcCAATGTCCCCAAGACTGTGGGGGAAGACAAACCAAGATCTTCCCTTCAACACCTGCCATCCACCCCCAATTGCCCCTTTCCAAAACATGCTCTGTTCACCCCTAGTCCTTCCTGCTCCAAAGCGCTACAGCAGCAATGTATAGTTGAGAAGATACAGAGCTGACTTATGAgccagcagaggaaataaaCTATAGAGGAGTCTCAAATCTGCTTTCAAGTATTGGGAAACCTGACAACATGGAAAGGGAATGTATTTCCTGCATCCTGACCTTGTCAGCCACCTTCTGCTCTTTCTTTGTGAGACATGTCACTATGGGAGACTCCTGCAACTCATCTCTGGCGCATCTTCTTAGCTTTTATGTCTTTAATCACTATtgtcttggtttgtttttttcatctttcaagATTTTTTCTTATTCCTAATTTCTTGAGCTTTTTATTGCATACAgtatgagaaagaaaaccactGTCAAAGGCAGCTGTCTGCAGTAGTGACAAACGAAGTTAGTTGCCAGTGACATGGCAAGGCTTGTAATAAGCAGCACATCTAGGGAAAAGTATAGCAAAGTGAGTTCCTTGCAATGCTGAGCTGTTTATTGTCCAAATATATCTTGCAAGAGATTGTTGGAAGATGAAATAAGAGCAGTGAAGATGAACAAGAACAGGTGAACTATCAATTATGAACATGAAATAAGAACAATGAACAAAAAACAATGACATAAGAATGGGAAGGtagaacaagaaaagaagaaataattgagAACATGAATACAGAACATGAATGAAGAATGAAGAACGTGAATTAAACTGGCTTCTCTGCcttcttcactttttttattGGAGGCTCCATTCCAGCTGGACACCttggctgtggatgttgtcttCTGTATGGGTGAAAGAAGGACATGATGAAGTTAATTCAAAACAGTCCCTCTCCCCACTCGTTTTCCTCCGAAACTTGGTTTgggtgttttctttcctctccataTGCTCATGTGAAAGCatctctcagctcctgctgcccatggaAGAACTTGGTACCATGGAAAAGCTCCTGCTGCCAAGGCAGAAGAGCAGCTACTCTGTGAGTGCAAAAGCATCCAGGAGGGTCCATCTCTCTCCACTCTCCTGTGCCCAATGAACTTCCTGAGCTATGGATGGATTTTGgactccctgcactgctgcctcagGACGATGGATTTGTCCTGTTCTTGTCCTGTAGTTGTTATTTCCTTGCTTGTGGAATCTGGGATTTTTAGATGACCTCTGGGATGGATCGGCTACAGTGGCAACACTCCCTGCCCCAAAGGACAGGTGGTGGCCAATGTGGTGGCTTTGCCACTCAGACATTTCCCCATGGCTTCTCTCAGTCACTTTTGGTCAGTGCAATTAAATCCATACTTACAAATTAATAATTGGGATGGCATATTTCCCACTGGGAGTAAGCATTGCTCCCTTTGTGTTGGGGTCCTTCACCTCCACCATAAAACTCATGGGAATTCCTGAGCTCCTTTTAAGCCTAGGAACAGGGCTGGTACATGATGATGGAACAGGACCCAAGGGTGTCTTCAGGTCACTGCAAGTGTTTGGGggtaaaaaaagaggaaggtaGGAATGTGTGTCCCTTGTCAAAGATAAATGTGATTTTCCCATGTTCTTCCAAGACCAGATTTGACCTTACCAGCACTTACTTGAGGGGCTCATAGTAACGGCAGGACTGGATCATCATGGCTTTGATCttgtcctcctctgcagcatTGGCCTCAGCCAGATTTGCggtctgtgtgacaggggaGGGTTGGACATACACATGAAGAACACGTTTGAGCCTCCACAGCCAAAGACAACAGCCTCCATGCAACCCAGGAGAGATCAACCTCTTGagattttgctttcaaagaTACTCCTTCACAAAAGCAACCAATTCAGAGATTTAATAAATCGGTGTTTCATGGACACAGAGTTTTTCTGTACAGGAGCAATATCCAGATCCACCTCTCTGGAATAATTTCCATCAACATTTACAGAGAAATTTACAGACACTTCACCAATGTGTTTGAACCCAAATGGTttacaaaacacaacaaaaccccaccaaaacatGTCTAGGAATAGACCCAGATGGCACTTTTTACaaagtaataataatactaaaataatttacacTGTCTGCAGTCAAACAAAGGAGATTGTGTACCCAGACCCCAATTTGTGTAGAAGTGCAGCAACCAAAGAGCAGATCTATAGCTGTCATGgccaaaaattcaaaattcaagCCTCACAAGTGTTCTTGTTCCAGAAACGTTTGTTTTGGCTGCTGCAAACCTCCCTGAAATGTCCATAACTTACAGCCAGTTCAGTTCTTCTGTACACATTTGTACAACACAAACTGTTAGTTTCCAGTGAAAAGGTGATGATACAAAATGGGAAACAGGtgctgaagtgctgctgctttgggtcTTGAAAAGGAGTAATGCTGCAACATTATGTTGGGGCTGATAAGGTGCtccccccttcccttttcccaaccTGGGGAACTTCTCTTTCTGGGATAGCATTACAACATACATGCATTTTAAACTTACAATAAAcacttaaaattattaaaaatacagttttgatCACATTACCACAATTATCCAGCTGTAGATCACAGTATAAGATTTTAAAAGACTaaacaaaggattttttttcaagtacttGACAAAGAATATCTCTGTACCTTAATGAGCTGGGCCAGAGAAAGAGGGACAGAAGAGTCAGAAATCTGTTCACAAAAGAATTAAACCATGTTCAAGTTCAATGTCAAGAAAATTAATACAAGGCTGCACTGTTTAGAATGAAGTGCAATGTGTAGGAAGAAGTGTGAGGCTGGGGTTTTACATACTGCCTTGGATGTTCCCCTCACTGGCTCATTTTGGTTCCTGGCAGAAGAAATAGATTTGATCAGAACTTAAAATAAAGCACTTGGACCCAGCATCAAGCAGTGAAAACCAACAAGAACACCTGAACCTCAAACCATTATGTTCTGATAGTTGAATGAATGTGGAAATTTATTTGTCTTCATAAACTCTTCTCTATTGGTACCTTCAATGCAACTAAAACAAGCCCCCAAAATCTCATTTCTACGGTGTCACCAATTACACAGGAGTGTAGTTTCTTAGCCAGAACAGTGACAGTGTCAGTGCTCAGGAGTGCAagtttctttcagtgaaaaagaatcCCTCCTCTGCCAAAGCAGTAGCAGAAGTGCCAGCAGCTCCGTCTCCAGCGCGGTGTTTCTCTGTGGGGGCCCAAGCCCTGTGTTCAGATCTCTGCCATCCTTAAGCCACGACAGGGCCAAAGCGCCCAGTGTGCTACAGATGCTACAGTGACTACAAATAGTGGTAGAAAGGTCACCTGGAAGCCTTTCCTATGGGTTGGTGAAATTTAGGAGctctgtggggggaaaaaaaaagagtcttaCTTGGCAGAATTTCCTTTCAGGTGATCTTGAAAATGCAACAATATTTTGGGAGCTATTTATTACATTTGCAAACTTGCTGAGATTCCACATACTCAGTGATCTGTGTCTGATTCAGGTCCTCAGGAATCAGACACACAACCCCTGTGACAGCAGATCCTCATCCCTCCCACACATCAGCCACTCTGCCAGATATTTCTGCCGTGTTTCCAGCTGGAGGGACACAAAGCTCCTCTGCCTGGGTCACTGCCATCGCTGCAGCTGCACAAGCCATTGTCTCGTGACCGTCACACACAGGAACTGATGGCATCTGAGTACTGCCAGCATCCATCCTCTCACTGCAGGGCAGCATCACAACACCAGGGGAGGGCCATCCAGCACGAAAGGGAGGATGCTGTGACAGGGCAGCATGAAGCATCCGTATTTGCATTAACCCCAAACCAAAGCCATGTTTAGAAGCACAACACTGAGGAGTCCAGAATTCTTGGTCTCTCTTCTACAGACAGGGTGTAAAAGCCCCAAATTTTGGGTTCAAGATACCTGCCAGATACCCCACAGTCCCCAAACCCACTTTCCCCAGTGGAAGAAATAGTCAAATACTGACAACCAGACACTTCTCAGATGGGAACACATTAAAAGTTTATGTCTAATAATATGTAATTGTTTCAGTGTGTACCTGTCATTACTATAAAGCcaataaaagcaaacacataCAATCTGGAATCTCCTTATGCGGAGGAAACAGGATCTGTGACTTGGCTCTCAGCCCAGTCATCCCAAGAACAAAACCATGAGAATTACCTTAGGATTTACCAGTGTTGGAGTTTGAACCCCATGTCCCCACAAACCTAACAGTGTGAGTCTGCTTTTGGGGCAGGTAGATTAAAATCTACCccatgaaaaaggaaattaacagCAGCTTTGACCAGATGCAGTCCAAGTGCCTCTGCAAACCCATATCCAGAAAAGAAGTTCACACCCTGACATCCCTCACAGGGAATGCAGTGCTTCGTGAATACTCACGTAGCTCGAGCTGGGACTCTCTTCACGATCACAGAGACATTCTTTGGGATCTGTGCATCATCGGAGTATTCTGAGAACAgcacaaatgcagaaaaagtaTGAGTCAGTTGGGAAGAATGGATATGGACATGGAATTACGTGGCACATCATAG
Above is a genomic segment from Vidua chalybeata isolate OUT-0048 chromosome 20, bVidCha1 merged haplotype, whole genome shotgun sequence containing:
- the LOC128798323 gene encoding glutamine-rich protein 2-like isoform X1, producing MATSLDTLSLSQMLDLAIGMPQKGAIHFAALRKLLQAVLEHLDVQYLSSQEPWPGQLSGPSLADLATDMGKMKREMEDYKKHMSKLLREEIAGIKAENSRISEDMRKIQETQTMAISQHQEEIAKLKAAHRHTAEEMKKVQMSRDEDTTLIRDLREEIDKIKTTQICMEGDIKKIKESLALMKKLEEDLKKLRQDAAKWKEESSKEISQQIEALRQETKRDLQKMGEQQEMRNAMLEQLVTETADQLNEQDRELSQHMEAKFLQIQRDYEKLSFASGMLQKDSQQKQKEITMLFQSLEKLQKEKANVQDMMAAMDMKADKAALGSKVDCSQFEENMEELDERMQELQSQISDQEQHWNEVQRQFSDAIEEKLDRLELKTFRKHLEDSWSRNMEELENRLMRENAAGIKKQLPVPFTCLSCDRMLTVQVPGQSPKTLPYLQPLPPSKEPQHSQRRPVAHGSVPGVPPSSGDHQSSSFKLPPTQGSLRNKAFLQGLVTLPNKALPPHGITGQALPPDTSPGHRSSSSHSSPVRLQQRSSSRAGLGTQCSTRDIFSADRKGCDNCCQRNNFSFYSVNKKTFRKTGRAFSHGH
- the LOC128798323 gene encoding glutamine-rich protein 2-like isoform X2 produces the protein MATSLDTLSLSQMLDLAIGMPQKGAIHFAALRKLLQAVLEHLDVQYLSSQEPWPGQLSGPSLADLATDMGKMKREMEDYKKHMSKLLREEIAGIKAENSRISEDMRKIQETQTMAISQHQEEIAKLKAAHRHTAEEMKKVQMSRDEDTTLIRDLREEIDKIKTTQICMEGDIKKIKESLALMKKLEEDLKKLRQDAAKWKEESSKEISQQIEALRQETKRDLQKMGEQQEMRNAMLEQLVTETADQLNEQDRELSQHMEAKFLQIQRDYEKLSFASGMLQKDSQQKQKEITMLFQSLEKLQKEKANVQDMMAAMDMKADKAALGSKVDCSQFEENMEELDERMQELQSQISDQEQHWNEVQRQFSDAIEEKLDRLELKTFRKHLEDSWSRNMEELENRLMRENAAGIKKQLPVPFTCLSCDRMLTVQVPGQSPKTLPYLQPLPPSKEPQHSQRRPVAHGSVPGVPPSSGDHQSSSFKLPPTQGSLRNKAFLQGLVTLPNKPRVTQLLGRGGHIPRGRNDQLPVLIRTLDEPGPATSRDHRPGTAPRHVSRTPELLQPLQPRETSTALK
- the LOC128798323 gene encoding glutamine-rich protein 2-like isoform X3 is translated as MATSLDTLSLSQMLDLAIGMPQKGAIHFAALRKLLQAVLEHLDVQYLSSQEPWPGQLSGPSLADLATDMGKMKREMEDYKKHMSKLLREEIAGIKAENSRISEDMRKIQETQTMAISQHQEEIAKLKAAHRHTAEEMKKVQMSRDEDTTLIRDLREEIDKIKTTQICMEGDIKKIKESLALMKKLEEDLKKLRQDAAKWKEESSKEISQQIEALRQETKRDLQKMGEQQEMRNAMLEQLVTETADQLNEQDRELSQHMEAKFLQIQRDYEKLSFASGMLQKDSQQKQKEITMLFQSLEKLQKEKANVQDMMAAMDMKADKAALGSKVDCSQFEENMEELDERMQELQSQISDQEQHWNEVQRQFSDAIEEKLDRLELKTFRKHLEDSWSRNMEELENRLMRENAAGIKKRRDPVQ
- the LOC128798113 gene encoding E3 ubiquitin-protein ligase RBBP6-like isoform X3, translated to MSGVHYKFSSKLSYDVVTFHGHSISLGDLKRQIMARERLKVANCDLQILKADTSEEYSDDAQIPKNVSVIVKRVPARATAPKFHQPIGKASRNQNEPVRGTSKAISDSSVPLSLAQLIKTANLAEANAAEEDKIKAMMIQSCRYYEPLKRQHPQPRCPAGMEPPIKKVKKAEKPV
- the LOC128798113 gene encoding E3 ubiquitin-protein ligase RBBP6-like isoform X1 — encoded protein: MSGVHYKFSSKLSYDVVTFHGHSISLGDLKRQIMARERLKVANCDLQILKADTSEEYSDDAQIPKNVSVIVKRVPARATAPKFHQPIGKASRNQNEPVRGTSKAISDSSVPLSLAQLIKTANLAEANAAEEDKIKAMMIQSCRYYEPLNDLKTPLGPVPSSCTSPVPRLKRSSGIPMSFMVEVKDPNTKGAMLTPSGKYAIPIINLRQHPQPRCPAGMEPPIKKVKKAEKPV
- the LOC128798113 gene encoding E3 ubiquitin-protein ligase RBBP6-like isoform X2; protein product: MSGVHYKFSSKLSYDVVTFHGHSISLGDLKRQIMARERLKVANCDLQILKADTSEEYSDDAQIPKNVSVIVKRVPARATNQNEPVRGTSKAISDSSVPLSLAQLIKTANLAEANAAEEDKIKAMMIQSCRYYEPLNDLKTPLGPVPSSCTSPVPRLKRSSGIPMSFMVEVKDPNTKGAMLTPSGKYAIPIINLRQHPQPRCPAGMEPPIKKVKKAEKPV
- the LOC128798113 gene encoding E3 ubiquitin-protein ligase RBBP6-like isoform X4, whose amino-acid sequence is MSGVHYKFSSKLSYDVVTFHGHSISLGDLKRQIMARERLKVANCDLQILKADTSEEYSDDAQIPKNVSVIVKRVPARATAPKFHQPIGKASRNQNEPVRGTSKAISDSSVPLSLAQLIKTANLAEANAAEEDKIKAMMIQSCRYYEPLK